In Oryzias melastigma strain HK-1 linkage group LG16, ASM292280v2, whole genome shotgun sequence, a single genomic region encodes these proteins:
- the LOC112143701 gene encoding carcinoembryonic antigen-related cell adhesion molecule 20, translated as MKSLCVLKSGSKDSLVSDTLRTEIMMRNGKSLLYTVLMVLMVCSVWGVKVQISWYGRVTAGHRTEFTCSSSCFPNCVYSWTFKGRTVNGSTLTWTPDGQDDTVELRCAVHDPGTGISSSTSSFLEISNQMSVRVSPPNTVPTLNQSLNLVCLSPGDPKGQSDLIWFKDGQKVTQRENLKFLQNNRTLHFDSVLPSDAGFYQCQTFLPSLQTRVISLGFLLSFDLWNVSIRGPDSVFPGRLSEFTCLTSCTQNVECTVRWQFGGSFPIGTFFSVNGNRIRWTPSIPGAFQNFNCVAENKAAGRSAEATKLVEVKGVPVSGSEAAKLHRLLLLISFMGFKSLI; from the exons ATGAAGTCATTGTGTGTCTTAAAAAGTGGTTCTAAGGATAGTTTGGTTTCAGACACACTAAGAACGGAGATAATGATGAGGAACGGGAAAAGTCTACTTTATACTGtgctgatggttctgatgg ttTGCTCAGTTTGGGGCGTGAAGGTTCAGATCTCCTGGTACGGCCGAGTGACAGCAGGTCACCGCACAGAGTTCACCTGCTCTTCCTCTTGTTTCCCAAACTGCGTCTATTCCTGGACCTTCAAAGGACGGACCGTCAATGGAAGCACATTAACCTGGACGCCAGACGGGCAGGATGACACGGTGGAGCTGCGGTGTGCGGTTCATGATCCAGGAACAGGAATCTCCAGCAGCACGAGCAGCTTTCTGGAAATCAGCA atCAAATGTCTGTTCGAGTCAGTCCTCCTAACACGGTTCCCACTCTAAACCAGTCTCTGAACCTGGTTTGTCTCAGTCCTGGTGACCCCAAAGGTCAATCGGACCTGATCTGGTTCAAAGACGGACagaaagtgacgcagagggaaAATCTAAAGTTCCTGCAGAACAACAGGACTCTTCACTTTGACTCAGTGCTGCCCTCTGATGCCGGATTCTACCAGTGCCAAACGTTCCTGCCGTCACTACAGACTCGAGTCATCAGTCTGGggtttctgctcagct TTGATCTGTGGAACGTCAGCATCAGAGGGCCTGACTCCGTGTTTCCTGGTCGACTGAGTGAGTTCACCTGCCTAACCAGCTGCACCCAGAACGTTGAGTGTACTGTCCGCTGGCAGTTCGGAGGAAGCTTTCCCATCGGAACCTTCTTCTCAGTCAATGGAAACAGGATCCGGTGGACTCCCTCCATTCCTGGAGCTTTCCAAAACTTCAACTGTGTAGCAGAAAACAAAGCTGCCGGACGGTCGGCCGAGGCCACGAAGCTGGTGGAAGTTaaag GTGTTCCAGTTTCTGGATCAGAGGCAGCAAAACTCCACAGACTTCTGTTATTGATCTCCTTTATGGGATTTAAATCTCTTATTTAA